In a single window of the Tigriopus californicus strain San Diego chromosome 2, Tcal_SD_v2.1, whole genome shotgun sequence genome:
- the LOC131892827 gene encoding RNA polymerase II-associated protein 3-like — protein MASPEEMRALTDQFKNNAEDLQAYMRDLNHWEEEMKRKDEQLRALKRGNPGGIAEIGDKKKSAENENQLSSEQMHQKAIMEKEKGNEYFKKGQFDLAIECYSRGIQAHPTNPMIIANRAMAYLKIQRFQDAEDDCTLAVALDPTYVKAFMRRGTARMSLNRVSEAVEDFQKVVEFEPKNRQAKSDLEQALMKLNNTGKVTRNKREALPPKSVNIHQDLLAKPKPTRLDQDTSHESVLKSLKLNDVQDESDYDVQASQDSNLLQDISVKQKETQSSFLTPVSSKKIETVSADLLSTGSKPKFKFQEEPKSALIIPQKPAQGPKPKPIPVEVKVELKPVELIKPKSSVQFYSHWRRHSRERKSLYLQLLSAKDYPLIFKQSLEPQVFTEILEALMQVQIGVGNHLLGLSQVPRITALVMFLSEQEKSNITQLVEKAKNDSGLSENDLQKITSTFS, from the coding sequence ATGGCCAGTCCGGAAGAGATGCGAGCCCTCACAGATCAATTCAAGAACAACGCTGAAGATCTGCAGGCCTATATGCGCGATTTGAATCATTGGGAAGAGGAAATGAAACGCAAAGATGAGCAATTGAGAGCCCTCAAACGAGGCAATCCGGGCGGAATCGCGGAGATCGGCGACAAGAAAAAGTCCGCCGAAAACGAGAATCAGCTCTCGTCCGAGCAAATGCATCAAAAGGCCATCATGGAAAAGGAGAAAGGTAACGAGTATTTCAAGAAAGGCCAATTCGATCTGGCCATTGAATGCTACTCCCGTGGGATTCAAGCCCATCCGACCAATCCGATGATCATTGCCAATCGAGCCATGGCTTATCTCAAGATCCAACGCTTCCAAGACGCGGAGGATGATTGCACGTTGGCGGTGGCGCTAGATCCCACCTATGTCAAGGCGTTCATGAGGCGTGGCACGGCCAGAATGAGCTTGAATCGAGTGTCCGAAGCTGTGGAGGACTTCCAGAAGGTTGTCGAATTTGAACCGAAGAATAGACAGGCCAAAAGCGACCTTGAGCAAGCCTTGATGAAACTGAACAACACTGGCAAAGTTACTCGAAATAAAAGAGAAGCTCTGCCGCCCAAAAGTGTAAATATCCACCAAGATCTACTTGCCAAACCCAAGCCAACTCGATTGGATCAAGATACGTCCCATGAGTCGGTATTAAAGTCCCTTAAACTCAACGACGTGCAGGATGAGTCGGATTATGACGTCCAAGCCAGTCAAGACTCCAACTTGTTGCAAGATATCTCAGTCAAACAGAAGGAGACTCAATCCTCCTTCCTCACTCCGGTGTCATCCAAGAAAATCGAGACCGTTTCCGCAGATTTGTTGAGCACGGGTTCAAAACCCAAATTCAAGTTCCAGGAGGAACCCAAGTCAGCCCTCATCATTCCCCAGAAACCCGCCCAAGGTCCCAAACCAAAACCTATTCCCGTTGAAGTGAAGGTCGAGCTCAAGCCCGTGGAACTGATCAAACCCAAGTCCTCCGTGCAATTCTACTCTCATTGGAGACGCCATTCTAGGGAAAGAAAAAGTCTCTACCTCCAGTTATTGAGTGCAAAAGACTATCCtctcattttcaagcaatctTTGGAACCTCAAGTGTTCACGGAAATTCTGGAGGCGTTGATGCAGGTCCAAATTGGAGTAGGAAATCATTTGTTGGGGTTATCACAAGTGCCCAGAATTACAGCTCTGGTCATGTTTCTCTCGGAACAAGAGAAATCGAATATAACACAATTGGTGGAGAAAGCGAAAAACGACTCGGGTTTAAGTGAAAACGATTTACAAAAAATAACATCCACCTTCTCATAA
- the LOC131893345 gene encoding CAP-Gly domain-containing linker protein 1-like, with product MEDATQVLRLELEHALKAMAKITKELSHDQNGCILNQNGRHKHTLEVESDLTRLKGENQDLKNENQALKNQLQDQKEQKERNDQALEEIRGISARLQGEVLDMDREKIRLADLVKAAREENEVLSQVMEQVSKDYEELKRSLASKNRPQANPEEKVQALRNMSRAFESENELLLKDRDSMEVEVGSLRKQIRLDNECIETLKETNQTLKVELEAKDKEREFFLERFKRVEMEKINVMRQLANIEHELDASKEFTTNLEKEAENLRLIQTNSDEILAALREGKRVVEQKLQDVLSQNTGLNEQVSLSEIKAFSLEEAMSSIEREKLVAQSECRQLEQQIAEQTTLYESQIDSMQNELSLRLEELDENRDQELDKVKQRYIDLFDEKAEELHTVKEQLSKSTKELNEAKRLITDLEFREVELQDLLSKARSQMDDKYQATNEEVQREISSLKLYTIEVETELEHLKAQYEGLQSSYKQSVDALGSRLYEITDLLQAHKLNEDLELKCHADELARSADNQIELPPQQNKDSMPKIGSKGNKKKLKRKNKRNHTNVKPVRG from the coding sequence ATGGAAGATGCCACCCAAGTGTTGAGGCTGGAACTAGAGCACGCTTTGAAAGCCATGGCCAAGATAACCAAAGAACTGAGTCATGACCAGAATGGTTGCATTCTGAACCAAAATGGACGGCACAAGCACACCTTAGAAGTTGAGAGTGATCTCACCAGGTTGAAGGGTGAGAATCAAGATctgaagaatgaaaatcaagcCCTCAAAAACCAGCTTCAGGAtcagaaagagcaaaaagagcgGAATGATCAAGCTTTGGAAGAGATCCGCGGGATCAGTGCCAGACTTCAAGGTGAAGTCTTGGACATGGATCGGGAAAAAATCCGATTGGCTGATCTCGTCAAAGCTGCCCGTGAAGAGAATGAAGTGCTGAGCCAAGTTATGGAGCAAGTGTCCAAGGACTATGAGGAACTGAAACGATCCCTGGCGTCCAAAAACCGGCCACAAGCCAATCCGGAGGAAAAAGTCCAAGCTTTGAGGAACATGTCCAGAGCATTTGAAAGCGAAAATGAGCTCCTACTCAAAGATAGAGACAGCATGGAAGTCGAGGTCGGATCTCTGAGGAAGCAGATCCGACTGGACAACGAGTGCATTGAAACCCTGAAGGAAACTAACCAGACCTTAAAGGTCGAACTGGAGGccaaagacaaagaaagagagttCTTCCTCGAACGCTTTAAGCGGGTGGagatggaaaaaatcaatgtcaTGCGACAATTGGCCAATATCGAACACGAACTAGATGCCTCAAAGGAATTCACGACTAATCTGGAGAAAGAGGCCGAAAACCTAAGACTGATTCAAACCAACTCTGACGAGATCCTTGCCGCTTTACGAGAAGGGAAACGAGTGGTTGAGCAAAAGTTACAAGACGTTCTCAGCCAAAACACTGGACTCAATGAGCAGGTCAGCCTGTCCGAAATCAAGGCTTTCAGTCTGGAGGAAGCCATGTCGAGCATAGAAAGAGAAAAGTTGGTGGCCCAATCGGAGTGTCGCCAATTGGAGCAACAAATCGCAGAGCAAACCACCCTGTATGAATCACAAATCGATTCCATGCAAAACGAGCTCAGTCTGAGATTGGAGGAGTTGGATGAGAACCGGGATCAAGAACTGGACAAGGTTAAACAACGATATATCGACCTGTTTGATGAGAAGGCGGAAGAACTGCACACGGTGAAGGAACAGCTCAGCAAATCTACCAAAGAGCTGAATGAAGCCAAAAGGTTGATTACCGACCTAGAATTCAGGGAGGTGGAGCTCCAggatttgctttcaaaagccAGGTCCCAGATGGATGATAAATATCAAGCCACCAACGAGGAGGTTCAACGGGAGATCTCGTCATTAAAGCTTTACACCATTGAAGTGGAAACGGAATTGGAACACCTCAAGGCCCAGTATGAGGGCTTGCAGAGCAGCTACAAACAATCGGTCGATGCCCTTGGCTCCAGGCTCTACGAGATCACAGACCTGTTGCAAGCTCATAAGTTGAATGAAGATCTTGAACTCAAGTGCCATGCTGACGAACTGGCACGATCAGCAGataatcaaattgaactcCCGCCACAACAGAACAAAGACTCAATGCCAAAAATTGGATCCAAggggaacaagaagaaactcAAACGGAAGAACAAAAGGAACCACACCAATGTCAAACCCGTCAGAGGATAG